A stretch of Malus sylvestris chromosome 11, drMalSylv7.2, whole genome shotgun sequence DNA encodes these proteins:
- the LOC126591406 gene encoding uncharacterized protein LOC126591406, whose amino-acid sequence MPSGSMFRERKMGKSSGAAPGSRDWTQIYAIYGLEQWQTIIFLFFNAVLFTIMSLLYLTYFHPITLFFHRLLPIDSARFAAGFTGSVTALSALCLFFASGHFLYSSLPLHYDVVQRMVSSVNDWSTVKHALDLGCGRGILLNAVATQMKKEGSSGRVVGLDRSKMTSLSSTLRTAKIEGVGEYVTCREGDPSRLPFGDGYFDVVVSAVFIHTVGKEYGHRTVEASAERMRVIGEMVRVLKPGGVAVVWDLLHVPEYVRRLQELKMDDIRVSERVTAFMASSQIVSFRKPSQHVIGPGEVRLDWRC is encoded by the coding sequence ATGCCTTCTGGAAGCATGTTCAGAGAGAGGAAGATGGGGAAATCATCAGGTGCGGCGCCAGGCAGCAGAGACTGGACTCAGATCTACGCAATCTACGGTCTCGAGCAGTGGCAGACCATTATTTTCCTATTCTTCAACGCTGTCCTATTTACCATTATGTCTCTCCTCTACCTCACTTACTTCCACCCCATCACCCTCTTCTTCCACCGCCTCCTCCCCATCGACTCCGCCCGCTTCGCGGCCGGCTTCACCGGCTCCGTCACCGCCCTCTCCGCCCTATGCCTCTTCTTCGCATCCGGACACTTCCTATACTCCTCACTCCCCCTCCACTATGACGTCGTGCAGCGCATGGTCAGCTCCGTCAACGACTGGTCAACCGTCAAGCACGCCCTCGACCTCGGATGCGGCCGCGGCATACTTTTGAACGCGGTGGCGACCCAGATGAAGAAGGAGGGGAGTTCGGGTCGGGTCGTGGGACTGGACCGGTCCAAGATGACGAGCCTCTCGTCGACGCTGCGAACGGCGAAGATTGAAGGTGTGGGGGAGTACGTGACTTGCCGTGAGGGCGACCCCAGTAGATTGCCGTTCGGGGACGGGTACTTCGACGTCGTGGTCTCCGCCGTGTTCATCCACACCGTCGGCAAGGAGTACGGCCATAGGACAGTGGAGGCGTCGGCGGAGCGGATGAGGGTGATCGGCGAGATGGTGAGGGTTCTGAAGCCCGGTGGGGTCGCTGTCGTGTGGGACCTACTGCACGTGCCGGAGTACGTTCGGCGGCTGCAGGAGCTGAAGATGGACGACATTCGGGTGTCGGAGCGGGTGACGGCGTTTATGGCGAGCAGCCAGATCGTGTCTTTTCGCAAGCCCAGTCAGCACGTTATCGGGCCCGGTGAGGTCCGACTCGACTGGAGATGCTGA
- the LOC126591405 gene encoding uncharacterized protein LOC126591405: MKMNPERNRAKARASPVSGALCDPSTVISEQGSLYLHRHPDAVLNEQGGHRNFFSNDSTQSCLGAYAPINFTQNTQNKYFDYIGRGRVKKLGQKGRVQESRMRLGTWNIGTLTGKSMEVVEVMVRRRINIMCLQETKWVGLKAKDLENSGFKLWYSGTNRTRNGVGIIVDKTLTQDVVDVKRVGDRIMAIKIVIGQELINVISAYAPQVGLDTSSKEKFWEDLGDLVQGIAQTEKLFIGGDLNGHVGRETGNYGGFHGGHGFGERNEDGEAILDFAMAYDLFLANTFFKKREEHVITYKSGSSKTQIDFLLMRKGDRITCKDCKVIPGESLANQHRLLVMDVHIKRVRKKEQDLEVPKD, encoded by the coding sequence atgaaaatgaatccagaacgaaatcgcgctaaagctagggcgtcacccgtaagtggtgCGCTGTGTgacccgagcacagtgataagtgagcaagggtcgctgtatctccatcggcacccggatgcagtgttaaatgagcaagggggccatagaaacttcttttcgaacgactccactcaaagttgtttgggagcatatgctcctatcaactttacacaaaACACACAAAATAAGTACTTTGATTATATtggacggggaagggtgaagaagctaggacagaagggtagagttcaagagagcagaatgcgtttaggaacgtggaatataggaaccttaacgggaaaatctatggaagtagtggaagttatggtgaggagaaggataaatattatgtgcctacaagaaactaagtgggttggtcttaaggcaaaggatctagaaaactcagggtttaaactttggtattcgggcacaaatagaacgagaaacggtgttggcatcatcgtggacaagaccttgacacaagatgttgtagatgtcaagagggtaggagatagaatcatggcaatcaagattgtaataggacaagaacttatcaatgtgattagtgcgtacgcacctcaagtagggttggatacgagttcaaaggagaaattttgggaagaccttggagacttggtgcaaggaattgcccagacggagaagttatttataggaggagatttaaatggacacgtgggcagggagacaggcaactatggaggttttcatggtggccatggttttggggagagaaacgaggatggggaagctatcttggattttgcaatggcatatgatctcttcttagccaacactttctttaagaagagagaagaacatgtgatcacctacaagagtgggtcgtcaaaaacacaaatagattttcttctaatgaggaaaggggatcgtataacttgtaaggattgcaaagttataccgggagagagcttggctaatcaacatcgcttgttggtgatggatgtacatatcaaaagagtgagaaaaaaagaacaagacttggaagtgcccaaggactag